tgcatttcacttctcatcaCCAtcaaatcgattcgaagttgagacgcagcgaaccaatcacattgcgccattgtgacgcaacgacaaccacattGCAATGTGAATGGTTCGCTGCATTTCACTGCGAAACAACTCGATGGTgagagatgtaaatagcaaagtcaaACATTGATTTATTCACGTGATTCACATGCTATATAAATCGGCAGTTTTCTGCTGAcaaacaattttgatgaagGTTAGGTTTATCAAATCAGTGACTTTAATAGGCAGCGGCGGCATAAGGCCCGTGCAGACCTATTGCGTAGTCGTGCGGTTTCCGAGCCCCCATTGCTTCATCGTCCTCCATCATGCATGTTGACAACAAAGAATTGTATAGAGTTTCGACGTCAAAACTCATACAAAATAACGAAGCTGCAATCATGGAGCATGGTATTGCAGCGTTTGTGTGCTCGCGTACGCAACTTCCAGCCATAACTCCATACAATAACGAATCGCACGCATTCGCAAAAGACCtcacaaaattgtaaattatagtaAAGACATTTATGTCTTGTCTTGTCAGTCTTGATTTGAGAAAcctttttaaagatattttctcCATAAGATGAGGAAGGATAAAATTcgaaggaaataaaataaaataaatattataaataacctAATTTATTTCCCACTGACAATAGAAATGCATTCAAATTACTGTATTTAGATCAACTTAAGTATAGGCTTTGGAGACTTGGCGGCATTCATAGCATGTACGCTAAATTACTCATTTACACAGCAAAGAACctttaaatatgattataaagACATACAATTAcgaaagaaatttaattcattcatacataGATAGATAACTAATGTTTCAAAAGGAATTGTGTTCTTGGGTATATTGCAATCCATAGTATGGACTCCATATGTATAAGTATGGGATCCATACTTCATTCTTGCCAAATAACTGTATggcataaattattcaataactCCTTTTCGTTACAGAATCTATGTTTCTGAATCTTCCAAAGTTGAATGCGACCACGTCAACCAAACGCAGCACTGACAAGCACACTGACAATCCATTCACTCACAGATCTTTCACGGAAAGTTTACATCACAATGGGTTTACAACTCTTCCTTCTTGGCGTTACCCTTCCTGTCCCAGCCCTTCAGTTCTCCGGAGGCGTTCTCCGCCACGTACTTGATGAAGTCCTCCAGAGCGCGACCACCctgaaatacataaaaaaatacatcttgttgctattatttcataacattcagccttgtatgttttttggttgagatttataaaatgaaaaattcccGCAGTAAAAGTCCTCCAAAATCGCCACACCAAAAATAACCTCGATCTGTTTTCAAGTAAAAGAAGGCCAACATTTTGTCAGCATTGTTTGTTGCAACTTAACAAATTACCATTATTACATAGCCCCTGGAGGATTATAACACTGACAAGGCTTTGCACATTTTGTCAAAACCTACTACAGTAATGGGATTACATGCATACATATTACGTCTTTATTCCTCacagggtagacagagccaagagttgcgaaactaGAAGGTCTCGAATTTTTCCAATTTCATCCCAAAAATCCAACTATAAGATTATTTTAGGCCAGTATTTCTCAGTTTATTCTGAAGTTTTTCAGAATAAATAGGGAAATACTGTAATAAGTAGGGAAATAATGGCCGAAAACACATCTATGGCTGCCACcaattactttttcatttatgaaATCATATCCTCTATATATTGCTATATACTCACATTGTATCTGACAGGTTTCTTGCTGCTGTCCTTGGGTTTCCAGAAGATGGTGGGGAACCCGGACACGTCGAACAACGCCTTGGGCCAGTCGTTGGCAGTCGCGTCGATCTTGATCACGTCCACTTCTTCGTTCTTGAGCTGTAAacacaatgtttttaaatttttggtgAAGTTCAATCGCAAGATGTAAACCAGCCTCGGGAAATTCGATTTTATTGACATAGTTTCATCTTTTGCCCTTGGCCATGATGCCAACACACCGCTAAATGTAATGTTAGGTCACCATTATCGTTTATTTTCCTACAGCATATGTGACGTTCCACAGATAAAGGTACCTTAGCGATTTGTAGTTACACATATTTCTGGAAACTGCTACTCAATCTCGATGCCTCACCTTATCTCCGAGCTCCTCCCAGACGGGCGCCAGCTTCTGGCAGTGTCCGCACCAGGGCGCGTAGAACTCCAGCAGCGCGTCGCGGCCGCTGTCGGTCACCAGCTCCCGGAAGTTCTTGCCGACCGCCACCTTCACCGGGCCCGTGTTGTCTTCCGGTACCGGCTCCGACTTGATGAACGGCTCCAACTTGCCCGCCAGCAGGTCCTTGGAGAACGCCAGGAGGCTTTCGATGCTAGAATTGGggaatatattttagtgaCAATTCATAAGATTACCTGGCTTATGTCAATTCTCTAGAACTCAGCACAACTGTATCTTCAAAATTCTAGTTAATGTTTATCTCACCTGAACTCGTCGGACATAACAAACTTGTTGCCGTCCTTGTCCCGTCCAGCGACTACCGGCTTGTCTCTCTTGGCGAAGTCGATGCCGAACTCGTTCAGTTCGTGAGTGAAGTCGTCCTTGTCGCTCACGGCGAAGGTCACTGATGTCATCTCTTTCGCGACCTAGATCGAGAAAATTGCTACATAAGATGTTTGAAAATGGTAATGCTGAAGCAATGTggtaatacatttatataaatgtattaccACATTGCTTCAGCATTACCGTATACGCATTGCAGTTTAAACTGTAAACTGCAACATTTGGTCCGAGACTTTTGATACAAATTGTAGCGATAATACCATGACAAAGTGAAACACCTGCACCCTGTCACCCTGCCTATGCACCCTGTcataatgtactttttattccaatattCCCACGGAAGTGGAGCCATAGTCTTGTATGAGTACCAACCTTGAGAACGCGGTTCCTCCAGTAGTTGGTACCCTTAGCGTTCTTGACATAGTCCACATCGTAGTAAGCGACCACCAGAGGGTTAGAGAAGTCTTGCATGTTGTCCTTCTGGCGCACACCGACC
This DNA window, taken from Plodia interpunctella isolate USDA-ARS_2022_Savannah chromosome 2, ilPloInte3.2, whole genome shotgun sequence, encodes the following:
- the ERp60 gene encoding protein disulfide-isomerase A3, which gives rise to MFGSMKIVLLLGIIYLCRAAEEDVLELSDSDFSTVISQHDTALVMFYAPWCGHCKRLKPEYAVAAGILKNDDSPVALAKVDCTEAGKSTCEQYSVSGYPTLKIFRKGELSQEYNGPRESNGIVKYMRAQVGPSSKDLLSVADYEAYLKKDDVVVIGFFEKETDLKGEFLKTADKLREEVIFGHSTAKAVLEKSGYKNNVVLYRPKRLQNKFEDSLVVYKGDPETYSLKAFIKENYHGLVGVRQKDNMQDFSNPLVVAYYDVDYVKNAKGTNYWRNRVLKVAKEMTSVTFAVSDKDDFTHELNEFGIDFAKRDKPVVAGRDKDGNKFVMSDEFSIESLLAFSKDLLAGKLEPFIKSEPVPEDNTGPVKVAVGKNFRELVTDSGRDALLEFYAPWCGHCQKLAPVWEELGDKLKNEEVDVIKIDATANDWPKALFDVSGFPTIFWKPKDSSKKPVRYNGGRALEDFIKYVAENASGELKGWDRKGNAKKEEL